GCCACCTTTGCGATAATGGTATAGCTGCGTTTTACACTTGGCACAGAAGACCCCAACCGTCTTACTTGGCCCTTTCTTATTTGGTTTGGCCATGGTTTGCTCCTACTGCTTGGTGTCGTCCTAATAACAACGCCAACTCGGCGGCGTTGTTAACCCCCATTTTGTCGAATAAGCTTTTACGGTGGATCTCAACCGTACGCTGAGCAATGAACAGCTGCGCAGCAATCGCCTTGTTGGTATGGCCGTTAATCACCAGCATCATAAGTTCGCGTTCACGCTCGGTTAACGACGTCAGTTTTGCCGCTAACTGATTCACCTCTAACGTTTCTTGCTGCCGCCGTCCGGACAACTCAAGTCCTTGTTGAATTAACGCCAGTAGCTGGTCGCCATTTACCGGTTTCTCTAAAAAGTCCATTGCCCCGGCCTGTAGTGCTTGCACCGCTTTGGGCACCGTTGCATAGCCGGTGAGAAAGATCACAGAAAGCAAACAACCGCGTTGATTCAGTTGCGCTTGAAGCTCAATGCCATCCATCTTGGGCATGTTGATATCCAATATCGCTACCCCTGTCGCTTCGGCATCGATCGCTTCAAGAAATGCCACGGCAGACTCAAACAGCAATGCTTCAATGCCTACGCCACTGAGCATCCATGCCAACGACTCACGTACATCGGCTTCATCGTCTACCACATATACAGTGGTCATTATTGCTCCTCTTTGGGTAGGCGAAACTCTATCTTCAAACCCGGATACAGGTTTGCTGCACTGATCTGCCCTTGGTGTTGTTCAATAATACGTTTGCAGATCATCATGCCCAAGCCTAAACCCTGCGCTTTGCTGGTTTCAAACGGCATAAATAATCGCTCCAGTGCCGCTTCGCTCAAGCCGCAACCACGGTCGCTAACTTGCACCACCAACCAACACGCTTGTGAGCTTAAGGTAACGGTGACCACTTTATCAGCAGCGGCGTTCTCATCCATGGCATCGATACCATTACGTAACAGGTTCACTAATACCTGTTGCAACAACACCGCATCGCCTTTAATCATCACATCATCGGCGCACTGATTGTTGAATTGGACGCGACATTGATGACGCTTAACATCCGCCTCCATCAATACCAGCGCTTCCTCAATCTGTTGCCGCATATTGATATGATTAACGGTACTAGGGCGAGCACAAAAGCCTCGAAAACGCTGAATTATTCCCTGAGCCTTTTCCGTTTGGGCATTGATCCGCTGTAAACCAAGCTGAAGCTGTTCCTTGTCGAACTGCGCTGACGCCATCCGGTATTGGCACCCTTGGGTGAGATAACGAATACTGGCCAGCGGTTGACTGAGCTCGTGGGACAAACCCGACGCCATCTCACCGGTAAGTAGCACCCGTTGAGCTTTATAGAAGGCGTTCTGTTGCTCGACTAAATGAGCTTGGGTTTGATTGTGCTGCAACACCTCATCTCTCAGTTCGGTGGTCCGCCGTGCCACCAAAAGCTTAACTCGGTAGTGATGCAAATAACCGAGCACCAACACCACTAGTAACAACAGTCCATAGGGTGCTAGTCGCTTAGCAAGCACCTGCCAATCAGGCGCAAATGGCCACAGCTGAATCGACTTAAGCAGGCCATACACTTCACTATCATCAACCGGCATGGTCCAACTATTGTAGCGACCAGTTTTCGCTGCAACACTCTCGGGAGTCAGTTCCAACAACTGTTTCGCTACCGCCGTAGCGACAACACTATCGACGTGATTGAGCTTGGACAACATAAAATAGGGGTACAAACGCGAACTGACCGCACACGGAAAGTCCGCATAAGGTTGCGCTAAGGCCACTTTAAACTCACCTGGATTAACAACGCCGTTGGCCACCGATAACTCAAGGTGGCAAGACGGCAATATGGCGACATCGGCCTCACCGCTGCGGAGCCGATCAAACAAGCTATTTTGAGGGAAGCCGACAAACTGCAATGACCCAAACAGTTGCTCTGGGCTATCGCCGCCATCTACCACTTCTCGTTGAAAAGCCATGTAGCCACCAAAGCCCTTCTTACTGGCCGATACCACCCGCATTTGGCCCAGTTGTTGCGTTGAACCAAGCTGCAAATCACTGCTCACTATCAAGCTCGAACCAATCGCCCGCTCCGGTGTTCGGCCGCTATTCGGGCGCACCGTCAACAACTGACTTACGCCATAGCGCTCCTTGTATTGCACCGTGCGCACCGCGTTATTGATCATAAAGTCGATAGCACCTTGTTCCATCAAGGCATCCATCTGCTTGGGTTGTACTGCCTCGAGTTGAAAATGGTAGCTCGGTAGCTTTTGGTTGAGATAATCCAGCGTCGGTTGCCAACGCTGTTGTACCTCTATCCGATCATTAAACGCCAGCACCCCGATATGGATCGACTCCTTAGCATCGACGCTCAATGGCAAGGCCAACAGCAGCGTTGTACACAGGTGGAGTAATGTTAGGCGGTGGTGCCACATTAGTGTCATTGTCACGTTGCTCTTCTCATTTTATTGCGGCGCATCTTAGTTAACTCAAAAGGTACTGACCGTTAGCTTATGTAGAGCAAGCCCTGAGCTGAGCCCTAGCCGGCGACAACGACACTAACCCTCCGCTGGTTGCACCTACCACAATGTGACGCCACTCACGTTAGGGCTGGCTATGCGGAAAACCACTATATCGAACCTGAACCGGCTTTGGTTAAATCAATTTATACCAACGCACGTGGTCAAATTTAGCTACCGTAGCGATAGGCAGGCAACGATGGGAGTAAAGGTCGTGATCATCAGCTGCAACCACTGACGCTGTAGTGTGCTGCACTATCATGGCCAAAGTATTGTAATAGAGTAGCTAGTACTTCAATTAATATTTAACGTTTAAAGCTATTATTCCGACAAATATTATTTGGCTGGTAATAATTTATGGTGCGCCAAGAAAAATTAATAGCTAAGGCACATTAGTTAACCATCACAAAATAGCCCTACTGTTAAGGGCCATTCACTCAAACACTATTTGGACACGAAGTCAGTCGAATTGTAATTTAATCGATATTTATCAAATTTTGCTGTTGTTTTTTTGTTTCCATGCTTATCCAAATACCATACTGCTTCAACATACTGTAAATCCTCTGCCATCTTTATCGCCTTATCTAGCGGCATCAAAAACAGTGTTGTCGATAATACATCGGCATAGATATGGTTATCATTAAGGACAACCGTGGTGGATATTCCGGTGGTTTTCGGAAATAGCGTCTTCGGGTTAATGATGTGATGATAGTCTACGTTATCTACTGTGAAGTATTTTAGGTAGTTACCACTGGACACCACAGCAATATCTTCCGCAGCGACAATCTCATGAAATTGATTATCAAACTGGTTACATTTGGCTGGTTCGAAGTTTGCCTTCTTGCAGATCGGATCTTCAATTGCAGTGGTAAAAAGTCGCTTTTCTGGATGTTGCCCAAAGTGACGAATATTGCCACCGGCA
The genomic region above belongs to Ferrimonas lipolytica and contains:
- a CDS encoding response regulator transcription factor; its protein translation is MTTVYVVDDEADVRESLAWMLSGVGIEALLFESAVAFLEAIDAEATGVAILDINMPKMDGIELQAQLNQRGCLLSVIFLTGYATVPKAVQALQAGAMDFLEKPVNGDQLLALIQQGLELSGRRQQETLEVNQLAAKLTSLTERERELMMLVINGHTNKAIAAQLFIAQRTVEIHRKSLFDKMGVNNAAELALLLGRHQAVGANHGQTK
- a CDS encoding sensor histidine kinase; translated protein: MTLMWHHRLTLLHLCTTLLLALPLSVDAKESIHIGVLAFNDRIEVQQRWQPTLDYLNQKLPSYHFQLEAVQPKQMDALMEQGAIDFMINNAVRTVQYKERYGVSQLLTVRPNSGRTPERAIGSSLIVSSDLQLGSTQQLGQMRVVSASKKGFGGYMAFQREVVDGGDSPEQLFGSLQFVGFPQNSLFDRLRSGEADVAILPSCHLELSVANGVVNPGEFKVALAQPYADFPCAVSSRLYPYFMLSKLNHVDSVVATAVAKQLLELTPESVAAKTGRYNSWTMPVDDSEVYGLLKSIQLWPFAPDWQVLAKRLAPYGLLLLVVLVLGYLHHYRVKLLVARRTTELRDEVLQHNQTQAHLVEQQNAFYKAQRVLLTGEMASGLSHELSQPLASIRYLTQGCQYRMASAQFDKEQLQLGLQRINAQTEKAQGIIQRFRGFCARPSTVNHINMRQQIEEALVLMEADVKRHQCRVQFNNQCADDVMIKGDAVLLQQVLVNLLRNGIDAMDENAAADKVVTVTLSSQACWLVVQVSDRGCGLSEAALERLFMPFETSKAQGLGLGMMICKRIIEQHQGQISAANLYPGLKIEFRLPKEEQ